In one Bacillus sp. PK3_68 genomic region, the following are encoded:
- a CDS encoding metalloregulator ArsR/SmtB family transcription factor, with the protein MNTDLQQFKADFFKALSHPLRIRILELLAEGDKNVNEIQAAIGSEGSSVSQQLSVLRSKNIVYGTKDGNRVVYSLRDPMIIDLLRIARQIFNNHLINTVSMLDQLSEGRKE; encoded by the coding sequence ATGAATACAGATCTACAACAATTTAAAGCTGATTTCTTTAAAGCTCTTTCCCATCCGTTGCGTATACGCATTTTAGAGCTGTTAGCGGAGGGAGATAAAAACGTGAATGAAATTCAGGCGGCGATCGGCTCTGAAGGCTCCTCTGTCTCGCAGCAATTAAGTGTGCTGCGTAGCAAAAATATTGTATACGGCACAAAGGATGGCAATCGCGTGGTTTATTCATTGAGAGACCCAATGATTATCGATTTGCTTCGTATTGCCCGTCAAATATTTAACAACCATTTAATTAATACAGTAAGTATGCTGGATCAATTAAGTGAGGGGAGAAAAGAATAA
- a CDS encoding SulP family inorganic anion transporter, whose translation MSKLLGSLNNYSIHHLRKDLLAGVIVGVIALPLGMAFAIASGVKPEYGLYTTIIAGILISIFGGSKYQIGGPTGAFVPVLLGIVMAYGYENLLIAGFMAGVLLVLMGMLKLGALIQFIPRPVIIGFTSGIAVIIFTGQVANFLGLSDIEKHEDFFSNMKEMVIHLNTINVYSVATALICFFFIVVTPKFSPKIPGPLIGLLASSVIATYLFPGHVETIASTFGEIPNSLPHFHMPQFTLEKIQLLIGPTFTIAILGAIESLLSAVVADEMTGTKHNSNRELVGQGIANMITPLFGGIAATGAIARTATNIKNGAVSPVSGIIHGLVVLFVLVLFAPYASAVPLASMAPILMVVAWNMSERKAFSRILLTKTSDSFILLTTFFLTVFANLTIAVEAGLLMSFILFIRRMSTSFKVNQVLPDPADKKVRPLLDEEKSGCPQISLCTVEGPLFFGAAQLFDQTIAEAIHYRPNVLILRMSKVPYMDITGEAILASIVKDFHKQGGLILLSGMQHQPTDVIKRTKLFDLIGKEHVFSHTGEAIDFALTKLNKNKCLGCKQYAFHECLELSNSNEKEKKPDKSLLA comes from the coding sequence GTGAGCAAGCTATTGGGCTCTTTGAATAATTATTCCATTCATCATCTCCGGAAAGATTTACTCGCAGGCGTTATCGTTGGAGTCATCGCACTGCCACTTGGCATGGCTTTTGCTATTGCTTCCGGAGTAAAGCCTGAGTACGGTCTTTATACGACCATCATTGCTGGGATTCTTATTTCTATTTTTGGCGGTTCCAAATATCAAATTGGCGGACCAACAGGTGCCTTTGTGCCTGTCCTGCTCGGGATTGTTATGGCTTATGGCTATGAGAATCTGCTGATTGCCGGATTTATGGCGGGAGTCCTGTTGGTTCTAATGGGCATGCTTAAATTGGGGGCGTTGATACAATTTATTCCGCGTCCAGTGATTATCGGCTTCACTTCAGGTATTGCCGTTATTATTTTTACCGGACAGGTTGCTAATTTTTTAGGATTGAGCGATATTGAAAAGCATGAAGACTTCTTTTCCAACATGAAAGAAATGGTTATTCATCTGAATACTATCAATGTATATAGTGTAGCAACTGCATTGATTTGTTTCTTCTTTATCGTTGTGACACCTAAATTTTCACCCAAAATTCCAGGTCCCTTAATCGGCCTTCTGGCTTCAAGTGTTATAGCTACTTATCTTTTCCCAGGTCACGTAGAGACCATTGCTTCTACATTTGGTGAGATTCCTAATTCCTTGCCTCATTTCCATATGCCGCAGTTTACACTGGAAAAGATTCAGCTGCTGATCGGTCCAACTTTTACTATTGCTATTCTTGGAGCGATTGAATCTTTGTTATCAGCGGTTGTGGCTGACGAAATGACTGGAACAAAGCATAACAGCAACCGCGAATTGGTGGGTCAGGGGATTGCTAACATGATTACTCCTTTATTTGGCGGGATTGCAGCTACTGGAGCCATTGCCAGAACAGCAACTAATATTAAAAACGGGGCAGTATCCCCTGTTTCAGGTATTATTCATGGGTTAGTTGTACTGTTCGTACTCGTGCTTTTTGCCCCTTACGCTTCTGCTGTCCCTTTAGCAAGCATGGCACCTATTTTGATGGTTGTTGCCTGGAATATGAGTGAACGCAAAGCATTCTCGCGCATATTACTGACCAAAACGAGCGATTCATTTATTTTACTTACTACGTTTTTTCTTACAGTGTTTGCTAACCTAACAATTGCTGTAGAAGCAGGGCTGCTTATGTCCTTCATCCTCTTTATCAGACGGATGAGCACCTCCTTTAAAGTTAATCAAGTGCTTCCTGATCCGGCAGATAAAAAGGTACGGCCATTGCTAGATGAAGAAAAAAGTGGCTGTCCGCAAATTAGCTTGTGCACCGTGGAAGGACCGCTTTTTTTTGGAGCCGCTCAGTTGTTTGATCAAACAATCGCGGAAGCCATCCATTACCGGCCGAATGTGTTAATATTGAGAATGAGCAAGGTTCCATATATGGATATAACTGGGGAAGCGATATTAGCTAGCATAGTGAAGGATTTCCATAAACAGGGTGGGCTCATTTTACTCTCAGGTATGCAGCACCAGCCAACAGACGTTATAAAGCGGACAAAGCTATTTGACTTAATTGGAAAAGAACATGTCTTTTCTCATACCGGAGAAGCGATAGACTTCGCCCTTACTAAGCTAAACAAAAATAAATGCCTCGGCTGTAAGCAATACGCTTTTCATGAATGCCTGGAACTTTCTAATAGCAATGAAAAAGAGAAAAAGCCAGACAAAAGTCTTTTAGCTTAA
- a CDS encoding DUF2975 domain-containing protein, giving the protein MRNNAIFKGRCFVLYVTSDTFPLSQNALYPGLAIIGFIITFAAVLQNLLKSALNIKAENDLTV; this is encoded by the coding sequence ATGAGGAATAACGCTATTTTTAAAGGTCGTTGTTTTGTTTTATATGTCACAAGCGATACATTCCCTCTATCCCAAAATGCGTTGTACCCTGGATTAGCAATAATCGGGTTTATAATTACCTTTGCTGCGGTTCTTCAGAATTTGTTAAAAAGTGCACTCAATATAAAAGCAGAAAATGATTTAACGGTCTGA
- a CDS encoding GyrI-like domain-containing protein, translated as MNMNVEVLPNYRLAYVRQVGPYGPANIQAMEKLKKWAKKKNLLVGSAIILGIPQDNPETTLPENCRYDACIVISKDYQLDDSIYEGELSGGQYVVFKVKHTTESVQKAWAEMFPALQNNGYQVDDKPIFERYSGDMINNDYCEICVPVKSL; from the coding sequence ATGAATATGAATGTCGAAGTGCTTCCAAACTATCGCCTTGCCTATGTGCGTCAAGTGGGTCCCTATGGCCCTGCCAACATTCAAGCAATGGAAAAGTTAAAAAAATGGGCTAAAAAGAAAAATTTGCTCGTTGGATCAGCCATTATACTCGGAATTCCGCAAGATAACCCCGAAACAACCCTTCCTGAAAACTGCCGATATGATGCGTGTATTGTCATTTCAAAAGATTATCAACTAGATGACTCCATTTACGAAGGTGAACTTTCTGGTGGACAATACGTTGTATTCAAAGTCAAACACACAACCGAAAGTGTCCAAAAAGCATGGGCTGAAATGTTTCCAGCTCTACAGAATAACGGATATCAAGTTGACGACAAACCGATTTTTGAAAGATATAGCGGTGATATGATTAACAACGATTATTGTGAAATATGCGTACCGGTAAAATCATTATAG
- a CDS encoding acetyl-CoA C-acetyltransferase, with amino-acid sequence MESVYLVSGARTPFGAFGGELKGVSDIDLGVTAAKAAMERSSLLPEEIEDVVFGNVIHTTKAASYLARHISLKSGVPERTPALTVNRLCGSGLQAIVSAAQTILLGDASTALAGGTENMSQAPHVLRYTRFGSPSGPPPLDDMLWLTLTDQYIGCGMGITAENLAQKYEISRKEQDAFALQSHQKAAKAQAAGRFNEEIVPVLLTDKKKREKTVSKDEHIRPDTDFGSLSKLKPAFIKEGTVTAGSSSGINDGAAAVVLASEAFLSRRSDIRPLARIVSWGITGVDPNIMGIGPVPASEAALKKAHLTWNDMDVIELNEAFAAQSLAVMKQLELDPQKVNVNGGAIALGHPVGASGTRITYSLALEMQKRGAKYGLASLCIGGDRELRSCLKGCKYCKVICNGRVIAKLMHQQ; translated from the coding sequence ATGGAGTCTGTTTATTTAGTTAGTGGGGCAAGAACACCATTTGGCGCTTTCGGCGGGGAGTTAAAAGGGGTATCTGACATTGATCTTGGAGTAACAGCAGCAAAAGCCGCCATGGAAAGAAGTTCTCTATTGCCGGAGGAAATTGAAGACGTAGTATTTGGCAATGTCATACACACAACGAAAGCGGCTTCTTATTTGGCACGTCATATTTCTCTAAAGAGCGGAGTACCTGAACGAACACCAGCTTTAACAGTAAACAGGCTATGTGGTTCGGGGCTGCAGGCTATCGTATCGGCGGCACAAACGATTCTATTAGGCGATGCTAGTACCGCACTCGCGGGCGGAACAGAAAATATGAGTCAGGCTCCGCATGTACTGCGCTATACCCGTTTCGGTTCGCCATCCGGACCGCCACCGCTGGATGATATGCTGTGGTTAACACTCACAGACCAATACATCGGCTGTGGGATGGGCATTACAGCTGAAAACCTGGCACAAAAATACGAGATCAGTCGCAAAGAGCAAGATGCGTTCGCTTTGCAGTCACATCAAAAAGCAGCAAAGGCACAAGCAGCAGGACGATTTAATGAAGAAATTGTTCCTGTTCTTCTTACAGATAAAAAGAAACGAGAAAAAACGGTTTCCAAGGATGAGCATATCCGCCCGGATACAGACTTTGGGAGCCTCAGCAAGCTAAAACCAGCTTTCATTAAAGAGGGAACAGTGACAGCGGGCAGTTCAAGCGGGATTAACGACGGAGCAGCCGCGGTGGTTCTCGCTTCGGAAGCATTTTTATCGAGACGCTCGGACATCAGGCCGCTCGCGCGTATCGTTTCATGGGGAATAACTGGAGTTGATCCGAACATAATGGGAATTGGTCCTGTGCCAGCAAGTGAAGCCGCTCTTAAAAAGGCCCATTTGACATGGAATGATATGGATGTCATTGAATTAAATGAAGCATTTGCCGCGCAATCGCTGGCTGTGATGAAACAACTAGAGCTGGACCCGCAAAAAGTGAATGTCAATGGCGGGGCCATTGCGCTTGGCCATCCGGTTGGCGCCAGCGGCACACGGATCACATACTCGCTTGCCCTAGAAATGCAAAAACGCGGAGCCAAATACGGCCTTGCCTCGCTTTGTATCGGTGGGGACAGGGAATTGCGGTCGTGCTTGAAAGGGTGTAAGTATTGTAAAGTTATATGTAATGGTAGAGTGATAGCAAAGTTGATGCATCAACAATAA
- a CDS encoding dienelactone hydrolase family protein encodes MSIHKKSDIVIIVAHEIYGVNRHMRDFCELLTERGFDVICPNLLEREAPFDYEEEAAAYRHFIENVGFVRAARTMKRLLIDMEKKYKKVFLIGFSVGATVAWLCSEEKSVDGIIGYYGSRIRDYLSISPQCPVLLFFPQEEPSFSVDELIKHLRTGSIQVHQLNGQHGFSDPYSPRYDTKSAQTAFNEVIKFIG; translated from the coding sequence GTGAGCATACATAAAAAGTCCGATATAGTCATCATTGTGGCACATGAAATCTATGGGGTAAATCGCCATATGAGAGATTTTTGCGAGTTATTGACAGAAAGAGGGTTTGACGTGATTTGCCCCAATTTGCTTGAACGAGAAGCCCCTTTTGATTATGAAGAAGAAGCTGCTGCCTATCGACATTTCATCGAGAATGTAGGCTTTGTTAGAGCGGCACGTACCATGAAACGTTTATTGATAGATATGGAGAAAAAATATAAGAAAGTCTTCCTTATTGGGTTTAGTGTGGGAGCAACAGTTGCCTGGTTGTGCAGCGAAGAAAAATCAGTTGATGGAATAATAGGTTATTATGGCTCCCGGATTAGAGATTATTTGTCCATCTCACCGCAGTGCCCTGTCTTGCTATTTTTCCCACAGGAAGAGCCTTCGTTTAGTGTAGATGAGTTAATTAAACATCTGCGTACAGGCTCTATTCAAGTTCATCAATTGAACGGTCAGCATGGATTTAGTGATCCTTATTCTCCAAGATACGATACAAAGTCAGCGCAAACAGCATTTAACGAGGTAATAAAGTTTATTGGCTGA
- a CDS encoding amidohydrolase family protein, with protein sequence MEERYLIRGKKLVTVSDYGTIEDGCLVISHGKIEELGPWEQVKKRFSTIKVIDCSEYVITPSLVDCHTHLLEFAPSSLHPVSPNTHLWAGKSILFHALSSGITALGEQICGHPNCNFSIKDYRKSIADLPIDISFATTSISIGFDEPVHFSAITQSQPIERSRLSDARLVRKIAKESSFPGENVFINATPANFTAEAVPCAGEIMYSLQELKQVTDIYHQLNKEIGAHVAGEEGIELAISAGIDVLHHAHGITDEQIKKVAKQNMKIVATPMGGTHLPPNSPKEIMKLVEKKIAVSIATDAYLPPYPNVSWLPFHSRTLQGPDALMLIAQPAMKLMKEHQFDENDILALLTANPADLLGKGDQFGRLEKGMDANFIVSAGIPGLEITDVEQIKKVFFRGIEAINRLV encoded by the coding sequence ATGGAAGAGCGGTATTTAATTCGCGGGAAAAAGCTGGTTACTGTATCAGATTACGGAACGATAGAGGATGGATGCCTCGTTATCAGTCACGGAAAAATTGAAGAACTTGGCCCTTGGGAACAAGTAAAGAAACGCTTTTCAACCATTAAAGTGATCGATTGTTCCGAATATGTCATTACGCCTTCACTCGTTGATTGTCATACTCACTTGTTAGAATTTGCGCCTTCTTCCTTGCATCCTGTTTCTCCAAACACTCATCTATGGGCAGGAAAATCAATTCTTTTTCATGCTCTATCCTCAGGGATTACAGCGCTCGGAGAACAAATTTGCGGCCATCCAAACTGCAATTTTTCAATAAAGGATTATCGAAAATCAATAGCTGATTTGCCGATTGATATTTCTTTTGCCACGACGAGCATATCCATTGGTTTTGATGAACCTGTACACTTTTCAGCTATTACCCAGTCACAGCCTATCGAAAGAAGCCGCTTGTCTGATGCACGATTAGTACGAAAAATTGCGAAAGAAAGCAGCTTTCCCGGTGAAAATGTTTTCATCAATGCGACTCCTGCCAATTTTACTGCTGAGGCAGTGCCTTGCGCTGGTGAGATTATGTACAGTTTGCAAGAATTGAAACAAGTAACGGATATTTATCATCAATTGAATAAGGAAATAGGCGCCCATGTGGCAGGCGAAGAAGGAATTGAATTAGCCATCTCCGCAGGGATAGATGTCCTGCATCATGCTCATGGAATTACGGATGAACAAATTAAAAAAGTAGCAAAGCAGAACATGAAAATAGTAGCCACTCCAATGGGAGGAACTCATTTGCCGCCCAATTCTCCGAAGGAAATTATGAAGTTGGTAGAAAAGAAAATAGCTGTATCGATTGCGACAGATGCTTATCTTCCCCCCTATCCGAATGTTTCATGGCTTCCTTTCCATTCACGTACACTGCAAGGACCAGATGCTTTGATGCTCATAGCCCAACCTGCTATGAAATTGATGAAGGAGCATCAATTTGATGAAAATGACATTCTAGCTTTATTAACAGCAAACCCCGCAGACCTTTTAGGAAAAGGAGATCAGTTCGGTCGTCTGGAAAAAGGAATGGACGCTAATTTTATCGTATCTGCGGGCATACCTGGCCTGGAGATAACAGACGTGGAACAAATAAAGAAAGTATTTTTCCGAGGAATAGAAGCGATTAATCGCTTGGTTTAA
- a CDS encoding DMT family transporter, whose translation MNDHLIPSLKIMLAMIIVGSSVVAGKLMVQSFPVFLASELRFLIATIIMVPLLIKMEGIPTISKSDFFILFLQALSGVFLFNILMLYGLKLTTAMEGGIITSTIPAVTGGLAALFLKEKLTKNVSIGILLAVLGTSIINGFTSFSSIERGSSPLLGNLLIFGAVIGEALFIIFGKFVAQRVSPLAISTIVSLFGAVLFLPFSLYESSQFKFKEVSMAEWGLVFYFGVVVTVIAFILMYRGVSKVPASTVGVLTGVLPISSVILSVLFLGEKLSFIHLIGSGFILTAILLIAKHPEKKVIRLDHIRKGDT comes from the coding sequence TTGAATGACCATTTAATCCCAAGCTTGAAAATTATGTTGGCCATGATCATTGTAGGCAGTTCAGTTGTAGCAGGTAAGCTGATGGTTCAAAGTTTCCCCGTGTTCTTGGCTTCTGAACTTAGGTTTCTTATTGCAACCATTATTATGGTTCCATTACTGATTAAGATGGAAGGGATCCCGACCATTAGTAAGAGCGATTTTTTCATCCTATTTTTACAAGCATTATCTGGTGTATTTTTATTTAATATTCTGATGTTGTATGGCCTGAAACTAACTACGGCCATGGAAGGCGGCATTATTACAAGCACCATTCCAGCAGTTACCGGGGGCCTTGCTGCTCTTTTTCTTAAAGAGAAACTAACCAAAAATGTTAGCATAGGCATTTTGCTGGCAGTTTTGGGAACATCGATAATCAATGGTTTCACCTCTTTTTCATCCATTGAGCGCGGTTCCTCTCCCTTATTGGGGAATTTACTCATTTTTGGTGCCGTTATTGGTGAAGCTTTGTTTATTATATTTGGGAAATTTGTGGCACAGCGAGTTAGTCCGCTTGCTATTTCAACGATTGTTAGTTTGTTCGGGGCTGTTTTATTTCTCCCGTTTTCTCTTTATGAGAGCTCTCAATTTAAATTTAAAGAAGTGTCCATGGCGGAATGGGGATTAGTGTTTTATTTTGGTGTAGTTGTGACTGTTATTGCTTTTATTCTTATGTACCGGGGTGTTTCAAAAGTTCCGGCAAGTACAGTTGGAGTGTTGACAGGTGTTTTACCAATTAGCAGTGTCATTCTTTCTGTGCTTTTCTTAGGTGAAAAACTCTCTTTTATCCATCTTATAGGGAGTGGATTCATATTAACAGCTATTTTGTTGATTGCTAAACACCCAGAGAAAAAAGTTATTCGTCTCGATCACATTAGAAAAGGAGACACTTGA
- a CDS encoding proline dehydrogenase family protein: MTNPEIEVIQALKSIARNEQMKSYIQQSSELYPLLLKAAKRFVTGENSQEGIEVAKKLISTGYFISLEYIGENITDLEECQKAKNEFLNLIEEMGSLSMKETVSLDLSHIGLSVDPDTAYSHLLEIAKEANLHGISLMISMEESAKTNHILDIYRKTAEQCPNVGITIQAHLYRSDNDIQKLIDYPGKIRVVKGAYQESADIAISRSKELNDRYLKLIEQLIEANHSVSIATHDEILIREMEHRQYLNRPDVEIEMLYGIRSDLLSDLKSKGYNCKVYLPYGKEWYLYLCHRIAEYPENLYRAVTDIIHSLERSTHIE; encoded by the coding sequence ATGACTAATCCAGAAATCGAAGTTATTCAAGCTCTTAAATCAATTGCACGTAATGAACAAATGAAATCTTATATTCAGCAATCATCCGAACTCTATCCGTTATTGTTAAAAGCTGCTAAACGGTTTGTCACAGGCGAAAATAGCCAAGAAGGAATCGAAGTAGCAAAAAAACTAATTTCAACAGGTTATTTTATTTCGCTGGAATACATAGGAGAAAACATAACTGATTTAGAGGAGTGTCAAAAAGCAAAAAATGAGTTTCTAAACCTTATAGAAGAGATGGGCTCTCTATCTATGAAGGAAACTGTTTCGCTTGATTTGTCACATATCGGGTTATCTGTGGATCCAGATACAGCTTATAGCCATTTGCTTGAGATAGCAAAGGAAGCAAATCTGCATGGGATTTCACTGATGATCAGCATGGAAGAATCAGCAAAAACAAATCACATTCTTGATATTTATAGAAAAACAGCCGAACAGTGCCCAAATGTAGGGATAACTATACAGGCACACTTATACCGATCGGACAATGATATTCAGAAACTCATTGATTATCCTGGGAAGATACGCGTTGTCAAAGGAGCTTATCAAGAATCTGCCGATATTGCCATATCTAGATCGAAAGAATTAAATGATCGCTATCTTAAACTTATAGAGCAACTAATAGAAGCCAACCACTCGGTATCCATAGCCACACATGATGAGATTCTTATCCGCGAAATGGAACATCGTCAATACCTTAATCGTCCAGACGTAGAAATAGAAATGCTCTATGGCATACGTTCAGATTTGTTAAGTGATTTAAAAAGCAAAGGTTATAACTGTAAAGTGTACTTACCTTATGGAAAAGAGTGGTACTTGTATTTATGTCATCGAATAGCTGAATACCCGGAAAATTTATATCGCGCAGTAACGGATATCATCCATTCATTAGAGAGAAGTACTCATATTGAATGA
- a CDS encoding PLP-dependent aminotransferase family protein encodes MLWIPIDRSLDIPLIRQVYQQIREQILNGHLHSGEKLPSTRELSSELKVSRNVILEAYDQLLAEGFLVSRRGAGTFVAAGAFLEQHKKVPVFHSSDEREENRKEDPVINFRSGIPSLDLFPRKTWAKLSHATWNDTSPSSFGYDIPEGRPELRQVLSRYLLKTRGVHCHPDQIVITSGATQALTLVSKLLLTPNDTVIMEDPITNDIQTIFKDSGALLYPVSVDEYGMKTSLLPINQNPKFVFITPSHQFPLGGTLPIQRRIQLINYSRKTNCYLVEDDYDSEFRYEGPPVSSLQGLEPERVLYIGSFSKILSPALRMGYLVLPSHLIEKCRKLKWFSDLHTPSVDQLILARFIDEGYLERHITKMKKMYKNRRDFLIHCLKITFSDKVNIFGYSTGLHLIVEWNELHFSKELLEHIQQFGVKVYSVEDHTIEKGKHQNRIILGYGHLKNEEINEGVIRLHEAIYNY; translated from the coding sequence ATGCTTTGGATACCGATTGACCGATCCTTAGATATACCTTTGATTAGACAAGTGTATCAACAAATACGGGAACAAATTTTAAATGGGCATCTACATTCAGGAGAAAAACTGCCATCCACACGCGAACTATCATCTGAATTAAAAGTGTCCAGAAATGTGATTTTGGAAGCTTACGATCAACTGCTGGCTGAAGGTTTTTTAGTTTCACGGAGGGGAGCAGGCACCTTTGTTGCTGCAGGAGCTTTTTTAGAACAACATAAAAAGGTGCCTGTATTTCATTCTTCAGATGAGAGGGAAGAAAACAGAAAAGAGGATCCCGTTATTAATTTTCGGTCGGGTATACCTTCATTAGATCTATTCCCCCGTAAGACATGGGCAAAGTTATCTCATGCCACGTGGAATGACACCTCACCTTCTTCGTTTGGGTACGATATCCCTGAAGGACGACCAGAATTAAGGCAGGTTTTATCACGGTATTTACTTAAAACGAGAGGGGTTCACTGTCATCCAGATCAGATTGTTATTACTTCTGGTGCCACTCAAGCTCTCACACTTGTTTCTAAACTACTTTTAACACCGAATGATACAGTAATAATGGAGGATCCCATCACTAATGATATCCAAACGATCTTTAAAGATTCAGGGGCTCTTCTTTATCCCGTATCTGTTGATGAATATGGAATGAAGACATCCTTGCTACCAATCAATCAAAATCCAAAGTTTGTCTTTATTACTCCTTCCCACCAGTTCCCTTTAGGAGGAACATTGCCGATTCAACGACGGATCCAATTGATTAATTACTCGAGAAAGACAAACTGTTATCTTGTTGAAGATGATTATGATAGCGAGTTTCGATATGAAGGCCCCCCCGTAAGTTCGTTGCAGGGGTTGGAACCGGAACGCGTGTTATATATTGGTTCATTCAGTAAAATCTTATCTCCTGCTCTTAGAATGGGATATTTAGTTCTCCCTTCGCATCTGATTGAAAAATGTCGGAAACTAAAATGGTTTTCCGACCTACACACTCCTTCTGTAGATCAGCTTATTCTCGCTCGATTCATTGATGAAGGCTATTTGGAACGACACATTACAAAAATGAAAAAAATGTATAAAAATCGGAGGGATTTCCTGATTCATTGTTTAAAAATAACCTTTTCGGATAAGGTTAATATCTTCGGCTATTCAACAGGCTTACACCTAATTGTTGAATGGAATGAGCTACATTTCTCAAAAGAATTACTTGAACACATCCAACAATTTGGAGTGAAAGTATATTCAGTAGAAGATCATACAATTGAAAAAGGAAAACACCAAAATCGGATTATTTTAGGATACGGCCATCTAAAAAATGAAGAAATAAATGAAGGCGTAATTAGATTGCATGAAGCCATATATAACTATTAA
- a CDS encoding class I SAM-dependent methyltransferase: MLGYYNKLSSEVYDIDKYIGLSFGDVEFYSDRLASCKGNILEPGVGTGRILIPLLQKGLKVDGFDVSEEMLKICRNNCEQRGLKPKLFEGKMESVSLDIKYEAIIVPTGTFLLLHRREDSIKALKNFYHHLSKGGRLILDIFLQTDISIGKVSTRTWESKNGDIITLENKVVEVDYINQYTISHNRYEKWGDGERIQTELERFPLRWYGIEEFKMILEQIGFEDITISADYQYGQYPTTSSQIITFEAVAHKE; the protein is encoded by the coding sequence ATGCTGGGTTATTATAATAAACTTTCTTCAGAAGTATATGATATAGACAAGTATATCGGTCTTTCATTTGGTGATGTCGAATTTTATAGCGATAGATTAGCGTCTTGCAAGGGCAACATTCTTGAACCAGGAGTTGGAACCGGCCGTATTCTTATTCCACTTTTACAAAAAGGCTTGAAAGTCGATGGCTTCGATGTTTCAGAAGAAATGTTAAAAATATGCCGTAACAACTGCGAACAAAGAGGACTGAAACCAAAATTATTTGAAGGAAAAATGGAGTCAGTTTCATTAGACATAAAATATGAAGCTATTATCGTGCCAACTGGCACATTCCTATTGTTACATAGAAGAGAGGACTCGATTAAAGCCTTAAAAAATTTCTATCACCATCTCTCCAAGGGAGGCAGGCTAATTTTAGATATTTTTTTACAAACAGATATATCTATTGGCAAGGTATCAACAAGAACTTGGGAATCTAAGAATGGCGATATTATCACATTAGAAAATAAAGTGGTCGAAGTTGACTATATCAACCAATACACAATATCTCATAATCGCTATGAAAAATGGGGGGATGGGGAACGAATACAAACAGAATTGGAACGTTTTCCACTTCGTTGGTATGGAATTGAAGAATTCAAAATGATTCTTGAACAGATTGGATTTGAAGATATAACCATATCAGCAGACTATCAATACGGACAATATCCAACTACATCAAGTCAAATAATTACGTTTGAAGCTGTCGCTCATAAGGAATGA